Below is a window of Chloroflexia bacterium SDU3-3 DNA.
TCAGGTGCCTGCTGATCGCTAGGCCGATGCCCGCCCCGCCGTAGCGCCGCGTCAGCGTCGGCTCCACCTGCGAGAACAGCTCGAAGACCTGCTGCTGGTTGGCCTTGGCGATGCCGATCCCGCTGTCGCGCACGCTGATCGCCACCATGCCATCGTAGCGGTGCACGCGGATGCTGATCTCGCCCGCGCTGCTGAACTTCACCGCGTTGGAGAGAATATGGTTGAGCACCTGCTCCAGCCGCGCGCTGTTGGCCTGGATCAGCGGCAGATCTGGCTCGATCTCCTCGCGCAGGGTTAGCCCGCGCTCTTTGAGCTGGGGCATCCAGCGCTGGGCGACCATATACAGCACCAGCTCGATGTTCACCGGGTAGAGCTCGACCGCCATATGTCCCGCCTCCATCTTGGCCAGATCGATCATGTCGTCGATCAGCTGGTGCAGCGATCGGCTGCTGTGCTCGATGTGGCCGAACGCCTCAAGCGAGGCCTCGGGCATCGGGCCAAACACGTTGGCCTTGAGCATGTCGATAAATCCCAGCATCGAGGTGAGCGGGGTGCGCAGCTCGTGCGAGATGGTGGCCAGGAAGGATGCCTTGAGCACCTCGGCCTGCTGCGCGCTGGCGTCGAGCTGGCTGCGCACCACGGCGTTGCTCACCAGCGCGCCCACGATCTCCATCAGCTGCAGCTCGTCGGGCAGCAGGCTGCGGGCGGTGGTGCTGCCCAGGAAGAGCATGCCGATGGGCTTCTGCGCGCTGTGGAGCGGCACGCAGAGCACGGTGGGCGCATCTAGGCACTGCAGCACGGCCTCGGTGGGCGTGCCGACCAGCGCTGGGGCATCCACCTGAAGCAGCTGGGGCGCTGGCTGCTTGAGCATCTCGACAATATTGCCAAAGAGGTACGAGTCGATGAAGCGGCCCTCAAGGGTCTTTGCCGGGCGGGGCACATCGACCACCAGATGCAGCGTGTTCTCATCGTGCTGCAGCAGCCCGATCACGGCGCGATCCCAGTGCAGCGTGTCGATCAGGGCCTGGGCGATTGGCTGCAGCGGCTGGGGGGTGGCCAGCGCGTTGGTGGCGTGGCCGATCTGGCGTAGGATGTCGAGGTGCTGCTGGTAGATGCTGCGGGTTTGTTGGGCCGCCTGCTGCTCGGTGGCGTCGCGCAGCCGGATGAGCTGCTGGTGCTTTCTGCCCTCGATCGGCACGGCGCGGATCTGGATCTGGCGCAGGCCGCTGGCTGTGGCGTAGGTGTCGCCGATCTCGCGGTGCGGCATGCTGGATGCGGCCAGGATGGCGTCGGCGAGCCGGGCCTCGATCTGGGCTAGGTGGGCGATCGGCTGGCCCTGCGGTACGCCCAGGATC
It encodes the following:
- a CDS encoding GAF domain-containing protein; this translates as MHATAYAVLYTIPALTALGLSLPSFARRRQGGRAFGVLMVALGVRCGGHALSLISPDLQAALFWQQISALGGVAIGPAWLLLALAWCGTRATATTRALGLAAAGLAALCAAAILTNDSHHLWWGAAYSAARPGATIELVRGPLSWAGIALSYSYTCAGVLLLIRQAARSEQRHMRWVALAALAPLLANLASLLWPRIWPVDEITPLVTSAAVFLMFAIWFSAGQQIEDWLVALFEQASDGLLFLAADGTIDSLNAAARQILGVPQGQPIAHLAQIEARLADAILAASSMPHREIGDTYATASGLRQIQIRAVPIEGRKHQQLIRLRDATEQQAAQQTRSIYQQHLDILRQIGHATNALATPQPLQPIAQALIDTLHWDRAVIGLLQHDENTLHLVVDVPRPAKTLEGRFIDSYLFGNIVEMLKQPAPQLLQVDAPALVGTPTEAVLQCLDAPTVLCVPLHSAQKPIGMLFLGSTTARSLLPDELQLMEIVGALVSNAVVRSQLDASAQQAEVLKASFLATISHELRTPLTSMLGFIDMLKANVFGPMPEASLEAFGHIEHSSRSLHQLIDDMIDLAKMEAGHMAVELYPVNIELVLYMVAQRWMPQLKERGLTLREEIEPDLPLIQANSARLEQVLNHILSNAVKFSSAGEISIRVHRYDGMVAISVRDSGIGIAKANQQQVFELFSQVEPTLTRRYGGAGIGLAISRHLMTLMGGTITLESELGAGSVFRCCFHTAFTEARHAAPMVISEEPSYLGRPRS